The Streptomyces sp. NBC_01197 genome window below encodes:
- the trpC gene encoding indole-3-glycerol phosphate synthase TrpC: protein MSVLDEIIEGVRADLAERQASVSLDELKDRAAKAPQAKDGVAALRGDSVKVICEVKRSSPSKGALAAIADPAALAADYEAGGASVISVLTEQRRFGGSLADLEAVRAKVDIPVLRKDFIVTAYQLWEARAYGADLVLLIVAALEQEALVSLIERAESIGLTPLVEVHDEDEAERAVEAGARIIGVNARNLKDLKVDRGTFERVAPEIPSHVVKVAESGVRGPHDLIAYANEGADAVLVGESLVTGRDPKGAVADLVAAGAHPALRHGRD, encoded by the coding sequence GTGAGTGTGCTCGACGAGATCATCGAAGGCGTACGCGCCGACCTCGCGGAGCGGCAGGCGAGCGTCAGCCTCGACGAGCTCAAGGACCGCGCCGCGAAGGCCCCCCAGGCCAAGGACGGCGTCGCGGCGCTCCGCGGTGACAGCGTCAAGGTCATCTGCGAGGTCAAGCGCTCCAGCCCCTCGAAGGGCGCGCTGGCGGCCATCGCCGACCCCGCGGCGCTCGCCGCCGACTACGAGGCGGGCGGCGCGTCCGTCATCTCCGTACTGACCGAGCAGCGCCGCTTCGGCGGTTCGCTGGCCGACCTGGAGGCCGTTCGGGCCAAGGTCGACATCCCGGTCCTGCGCAAGGACTTCATCGTCACCGCGTACCAGCTCTGGGAGGCACGGGCGTACGGAGCCGACCTGGTGCTCCTGATCGTCGCGGCCCTGGAGCAGGAAGCGCTCGTCTCGCTGATCGAGCGCGCCGAGTCCATCGGGCTCACCCCGCTGGTCGAGGTCCACGACGAGGACGAGGCCGAGCGGGCGGTCGAAGCCGGGGCCCGGATCATCGGGGTCAACGCGCGCAACCTCAAGGATCTCAAGGTCGACCGCGGCACGTTCGAGCGCGTCGCACCCGAGATCCCCTCGCACGTGGTGAAGGTCGCCGAGTCCGGAGTCCGCGGCCCGCACGACCTGATCGCCTACGCCAACGAGGGCGCCGACGCCGTGCTGGTCGGCGAGTCCCTGGTCACCGGCCGCGACCCGAAGGGTGCCGTCGCCGACCTGGTCGCCGCCGGCGCCCACCCGGCCCTGCGGCACGGGCGGGACTGA
- the trpM gene encoding tryptophan biosynthesis modulator TrpM, translating into MTTMAIVRLARGCRPRGCRAPARRVHGRRVRYHIGSEPGQINGMRWRR; encoded by the coding sequence CTGACCACCATGGCCATAGTCCGTCTCGCGCGCGGGTGCCGGCCCCGCGGCTGCCGTGCGCCCGCACGGCGCGTGCACGGGCGGCGGGTGCGGTATCACATCGGGTCCGAACCCGGCCAGATCAACGGCATGCGATGGCGTCGCTGA
- the trpB gene encoding tryptophan synthase subunit beta produces the protein MPSEFFIPDPDGRIPSAEGYFGAFGGKFIPEALVAAVDEVAVEYDKAKADPAFAAELNDLMVDYTGRPSALTEVPRFAEHAGGVRMFLKREDLNHTGSHKINNVLGQALLTKRMGKTRVIAETGAGQHGVATATACALFGLECTVYMGEIDTERQALNVARMRMLGAEVVAVKSGSRTLKDAINEAFRDWVANVDRTHYLFGTVAGPHPFPAMVRDFHRVIGVEARRQILERAGRLPDAVAACVGGGSNAIGLFHAFIPDASVRLVGFEPAGHGIATGEHAATLSAGEPGILHGSRSYVLQDEEGQITEPYSISAGLDYPGIGPEHAYLKDNGRGEYRAVTDDEAMQALRLLSRTEGIIPAIESAHALAGALDLGKELGKDGLIVVNLSGRGDKDMDTAARYFGLYSADAEVAAK, from the coding sequence ATGCCTTCAGAGTTCTTCATCCCGGATCCGGACGGCCGGATCCCCAGCGCCGAGGGCTACTTCGGCGCCTTCGGCGGCAAGTTCATCCCCGAGGCGCTCGTCGCCGCGGTGGACGAGGTCGCCGTCGAGTACGACAAGGCCAAGGCCGATCCGGCATTCGCGGCCGAGCTGAACGACCTCATGGTCGACTACACCGGCAGGCCGAGCGCCCTCACCGAGGTGCCGCGGTTCGCCGAACACGCCGGTGGCGTACGGATGTTCCTCAAGCGCGAGGACCTCAACCACACCGGATCACACAAGATCAACAACGTGCTCGGCCAGGCCCTGCTCACCAAGCGCATGGGCAAGACCCGGGTCATCGCGGAGACCGGGGCCGGCCAGCACGGCGTCGCCACGGCGACCGCCTGCGCCCTCTTCGGTCTCGAATGCACCGTCTACATGGGCGAGATCGACACCGAGCGCCAGGCGCTCAACGTCGCCAGGATGCGAATGCTCGGCGCCGAAGTCGTCGCAGTGAAGTCCGGCAGCCGCACCCTCAAGGACGCCATCAACGAGGCGTTCCGCGACTGGGTCGCCAACGTGGACCGTACGCACTACCTCTTCGGTACGGTCGCCGGCCCGCACCCCTTCCCGGCGATGGTGCGCGACTTCCACCGGGTGATCGGCGTCGAGGCGCGGCGGCAGATCCTGGAGCGCGCCGGCCGGCTCCCCGACGCCGTCGCCGCGTGCGTCGGCGGCGGCTCCAACGCCATCGGGCTCTTCCACGCGTTCATCCCGGACGCCTCGGTGCGGCTGGTCGGCTTCGAGCCCGCCGGACACGGCATCGCGACCGGCGAGCACGCGGCGACGCTCTCCGCCGGTGAGCCCGGGATCCTGCACGGCTCCCGCTCGTACGTACTCCAGGACGAGGAGGGCCAGATCACCGAGCCCTACTCGATCTCCGCCGGGCTCGACTACCCCGGCATCGGCCCGGAGCACGCCTATCTGAAGGACAACGGCCGCGGCGAGTACCGGGCGGTGACCGACGACGAGGCGATGCAGGCGCTGCGGCTGCTGTCGCGCACCGAGGGAATCATTCCGGCCATCGAGTCGGCGCACGCGCTGGCCGGGGCGCTGGACCTCGGCAAGGAGCTGGGCAAGGACGGGCTGATCGTGGTCAACCTGTCCGGCCGCGGCGACAAGGACATGGACACGGCTGCCCGTTACTTCGGGCTGTACAGCGCGGACGCGGAGGTGGCAGCCAAGTGA
- the trpA gene encoding tryptophan synthase subunit alpha codes for MSGNSEHGGRGGNTELLSSVLAGAKAEDRAALIAYLPAGFPTVDGGIAAVKAVIEGGADIVEVGLPHSDPVLDGPVIQTADDIALKGGVKIADVLRTVREGYEATGAPILVMTYWNPIDRYGVERFTAELAEAGGAGCILPDLPVQESALWREHAEKHGLATVFVVAPSSRDERLATITAAGSGFVYAASLMGVTGTRNSVGEQAQELVRRTRATTGLPVCVGLGVSNAEQAAEVAGFADGVIVGSAFVKRMLDAENGAAGLDSVRELAGDLAKGVRRS; via the coding sequence GTGAGCGGGAACAGCGAACACGGCGGGCGCGGCGGAAACACCGAGCTGCTGAGCTCGGTCCTGGCCGGGGCGAAGGCCGAGGACCGGGCGGCGCTCATCGCGTACCTCCCGGCCGGTTTCCCCACGGTCGACGGCGGGATCGCGGCGGTGAAGGCCGTCATCGAAGGCGGTGCCGACATCGTCGAGGTGGGTCTCCCGCACAGCGACCCGGTCCTCGACGGCCCGGTCATCCAGACCGCCGACGACATCGCGCTCAAGGGCGGGGTGAAGATCGCCGACGTGCTGCGCACGGTGCGCGAGGGGTACGAGGCCACGGGTGCGCCCATCCTCGTCATGACGTACTGGAACCCCATCGACCGGTACGGCGTCGAGCGGTTCACCGCCGAGCTGGCCGAGGCGGGCGGCGCTGGCTGCATCCTGCCCGACCTGCCGGTCCAGGAGTCCGCGCTGTGGCGCGAACACGCGGAGAAGCACGGTCTCGCGACCGTCTTCGTCGTCGCGCCGAGCAGCAGGGACGAACGGCTGGCGACGATCACCGCGGCCGGGTCCGGCTTTGTCTACGCGGCCTCGCTGATGGGGGTCACCGGCACCAGGAACTCCGTCGGCGAGCAGGCCCAGGAGCTCGTACGGCGCACCCGCGCCACCACCGGGCTGCCGGTGTGCGTCGGGCTCGGGGTCTCCAACGCCGAACAGGCCGCCGAGGTCGCGGGATTCGCCGACGGAGTGATCGTCGGGTCCGCGTTCGTCAAGCGGATGCTCGACGCGGAGAACGGCGCCGCGGGGCTGGACAGCGTCCGCGAACTGGCGGGCGACCTGGCCAAGGGCGTACGCAGAAGCTGA
- a CDS encoding DsbA family protein — translation MSEKNRDAKRAARERLIEEREKQKTRDRRKRGMIVGGSVVGVLALAAVIGVVAANSGSDSGSDSASSPLTVPSGATGKDALAVPVGASDAPSTLTVWEDFRCPACGQFENGFRSTVHELENSGQLKVEYHLATLIDSNMGGTGSLRAANAAACAQDERKFPAYHDVLYENQPEETQDPYAQNSKLIELAGKVKGLKTAAFTSCVNSGKHDSWVKRSNAAFQKGGFSGTPTVELNGSSVFPKKGNEQISPANLKKWVTEANQGKKAGTVSPAPGA, via the coding sequence GTGAGCGAGAAGAACCGAGACGCGAAGAGGGCCGCCCGAGAGCGGCTCATCGAAGAGCGCGAGAAGCAGAAGACCCGTGACCGGCGCAAGCGGGGAATGATCGTCGGCGGCTCCGTGGTCGGGGTGCTGGCGCTGGCCGCGGTGATCGGAGTGGTCGCGGCCAACTCCGGCTCGGACAGCGGCAGTGACAGCGCGAGCAGCCCCCTCACCGTGCCGAGCGGGGCGACCGGAAAGGACGCCCTGGCGGTCCCCGTGGGCGCGAGCGACGCACCGTCCACGCTCACTGTCTGGGAGGACTTCCGCTGCCCGGCCTGCGGCCAGTTCGAGAACGGCTTCCGCAGCACAGTCCACGAGCTGGAGAATTCCGGGCAGCTCAAGGTCGAGTACCACCTCGCCACGCTCATCGACAGCAACATGGGCGGCACGGGCTCGCTGCGCGCGGCCAACGCGGCCGCCTGCGCGCAGGACGAGAGAAAGTTCCCCGCGTACCACGACGTGCTCTACGAGAACCAGCCCGAGGAGACCCAGGACCCCTACGCGCAGAACAGCAAGCTGATCGAGCTGGCGGGGAAGGTCAAGGGGCTGAAGACGGCCGCTTTCACCTCCTGTGTGAACAGCGGGAAGCACGACAGCTGGGTGAAGCGGTCGAACGCGGCCTTCCAGAAGGGCGGCTTCAGCGGCACCCCGACGGTCGAGCTCAACGGCTCGTCGGTCTTCCCCAAGAAGGGCAACGAGCAGATCTCGCCCGCCAATCTGAAGAAGTGGGTGACCGAGGCCAACCAGGGCAAGAAGGCGGGCACCGTCTCACCGGCGCCCGGGGCCTGA
- the lgt gene encoding prolipoprotein diacylglyceryl transferase, whose protein sequence is MNLAFIPSPSTGVVHLGPIPLRGYAFCIIIGVFVAVWYGNKRWVARGGSAGTVADIAVWAVPFGLVGGRLYHVITDYELYFSSGRDWVDAFKIWQGGLGIWGAVALGAVGAWIGCRRRGIPLPAWADTLAPGLAFAQAIGRWGNWFNQELYGKPTDLPWALKISAGPDRIAGTYHPTFLYESLWCVGVGLLVIWADRRFKLGHGRAFALYVASYCVGRAWIEHMRVDYAHHILGLRLNDWTALVMFLLAVTYLVVSAKLRPGREEIVEPAATGAALEAQAEGAQAEVDAKPAKGTDAKAETAETEATNAEDTKDEDAKDEAAGSGEPAGVKAEAQAEKG, encoded by the coding sequence ATGAACCTTGCCTTCATTCCCAGTCCGTCGACCGGCGTGGTCCATCTCGGGCCGATCCCGCTGCGCGGCTACGCGTTCTGCATCATCATCGGTGTCTTCGTCGCCGTCTGGTACGGCAACAAGCGCTGGGTCGCCAGGGGCGGCAGCGCGGGCACCGTCGCCGACATCGCGGTCTGGGCCGTGCCCTTCGGCCTGGTCGGCGGACGGCTCTACCACGTCATCACCGACTACGAGCTGTACTTCAGCAGTGGCCGGGACTGGGTCGACGCCTTCAAGATCTGGCAAGGCGGCCTCGGTATCTGGGGTGCGGTCGCGCTCGGCGCGGTCGGCGCCTGGATCGGCTGCCGCCGCCGTGGTATCCCGCTGCCCGCGTGGGCCGACACACTGGCCCCGGGCCTCGCTTTCGCCCAGGCCATCGGCCGCTGGGGCAACTGGTTCAACCAGGAGCTGTACGGCAAGCCGACCGATCTGCCCTGGGCGCTGAAGATCAGCGCGGGCCCCGACAGGATCGCGGGGACGTACCACCCGACCTTCCTCTACGAGTCGCTCTGGTGCGTCGGCGTCGGCCTGCTCGTCATCTGGGCCGACCGCCGGTTCAAGCTCGGCCACGGGCGGGCGTTCGCCCTGTATGTCGCTTCGTACTGCGTGGGCCGCGCCTGGATCGAGCACATGCGGGTCGACTACGCGCACCACATCCTGGGGCTGCGGCTCAACGACTGGACCGCGCTGGTCATGTTCCTGCTCGCCGTGACGTATCTCGTCGTCTCGGCGAAGCTGCGGCCGGGCCGTGAGGAGATCGTCGAGCCCGCCGCCACGGGCGCGGCCCTGGAAGCCCAGGCTGAGGGAGCCCAGGCCGAGGTCGACGCCAAGCCCGCCAAGGGCACGGATGCCAAGGCTGAGACCGCCGAGACTGAGGCCACCAACGCTGAGGACACGAAGGACGAGGACGCCAAGGACGAGGCAGCCGGGAGCGGGGAGCCGGCCGGGGTCAAGGCGGAGGCGCAGGCCGAGAAGGGCTGA
- a CDS encoding HpcH/HpaI aldolase/citrate lyase family protein, whose amino-acid sequence MSVSEELPARRPAQTVLTWLYVPGDRPAVVARALAAGADVVLVDLEDAVAPDRKAYAREATAELLADLVPGPSPVHVRINALDGPLAEADVQAVAGLPGLAGLRLPKANGPAEVRRVADWAAAAGREGVPLYPILESALGVERAYEIATASPAVCGLALGEADLRADLGVYDEAGLAWPRSRAVVAARAAGLAPPAQSVYADVRDLDGLAASCARGRALGFLGRAAIHPRQLPVIEQAYLPTAAEVRAARDIVLAASTDEGALALPDGRFVDAAVVAGARRTLDLAERRGI is encoded by the coding sequence GTGAGCGTGTCGGAGGAACTGCCCGCGCGCAGGCCGGCGCAGACCGTACTGACCTGGTTGTACGTACCGGGCGACCGGCCCGCTGTGGTGGCGAGGGCGCTGGCGGCCGGCGCCGATGTGGTGCTGGTCGATCTGGAGGACGCGGTCGCGCCCGACCGCAAGGCGTACGCACGCGAGGCCACCGCCGAACTCCTCGCCGACCTGGTCCCCGGGCCCTCGCCGGTCCATGTCCGCATCAACGCCCTGGACGGTCCGCTCGCTGAGGCGGACGTACAAGCCGTCGCCGGACTGCCGGGGCTGGCGGGGCTGCGGCTGCCGAAGGCCAACGGGCCGGCGGAGGTGCGCAGAGTGGCCGACTGGGCGGCCGCCGCGGGCCGGGAAGGCGTACCGCTCTATCCGATACTGGAGTCGGCGCTCGGTGTGGAACGTGCCTACGAGATCGCCACGGCCTCCCCGGCGGTGTGCGGACTGGCTCTCGGCGAGGCGGACCTACGGGCGGATCTCGGCGTGTACGACGAGGCGGGCCTCGCCTGGCCGCGGAGCCGCGCGGTGGTCGCGGCGCGGGCGGCGGGACTGGCCCCGCCGGCTCAGTCGGTGTACGCGGACGTACGCGATCTGGACGGGCTCGCGGCGTCCTGCGCACGGGGCCGGGCGCTGGGATTCCTGGGGCGCGCGGCGATCCATCCGAGGCAGCTGCCGGTGATCGAGCAGGCGTATCTGCCCACAGCGGCGGAGGTCCGGGCGGCGCGGGACATCGTGCTGGCCGCGTCCACCGACGAGGGGGCGCTGGCGCTCCCCGACGGCCGCTTCGTGGATGCGGCGGTGGTGGCGGGGGCCCGGCGCACGCTGGACCTCGCGGAGCGCCGGGGCATCTGA
- a CDS encoding CaiB/BaiF CoA transferase family protein produces MHDDDITHPTDTTDTAGSQPSSLEGLRVLDLATLFAGPLAATLLGDFGAEVIKVEHPRRPDPSRGHGPSKDGVGLWWKLLGRNKRNITLDLSSPGGRDVLLRLVAEADVVIENFRPGTLEKWGLGWPELSAANPRLVLARVTGFGQFGPYARRPGFGTLAEAMSGFAAMTGEPEGPPTLPPFGLADSIAALSTAYAVMAALAGRDRTGRGQIVDMAIIEPMLAVLGPQPLWYDQLGYVQPRTGNRSNNNAPRNTYRTRDGSWVAVSTSAQSIAERVMRLVGRPEFIDEPWFGSGAQRARHADELDAAVGDWIARHDRADVVKAFEEAQAAIAPVYEIGDVMADPQYKALGTIAEVPDEELGTIRMQNVLFRLSGTPGAIKWAGRPHGADTDAVLTGIGLEPADIAALRESGAVR; encoded by the coding sequence ATGCACGACGACGACATCACACACCCGACGGACACGACGGACACCGCAGGCAGTCAGCCGTCCTCTCTCGAAGGGCTGCGCGTCCTCGACCTCGCGACGCTCTTCGCCGGGCCGCTGGCCGCGACCCTGCTCGGCGACTTCGGGGCCGAGGTGATCAAGGTGGAGCACCCCCGCAGGCCCGACCCCTCACGCGGGCACGGTCCCAGCAAGGACGGAGTGGGCCTGTGGTGGAAGCTGCTGGGCCGGAACAAGCGCAACATCACGCTCGACCTCTCGTCGCCGGGCGGCCGCGATGTGCTGCTGCGGCTGGTCGCCGAAGCGGATGTGGTCATCGAGAACTTCCGGCCCGGCACCCTGGAGAAGTGGGGCCTGGGCTGGCCGGAACTGTCCGCGGCCAACCCCCGGCTCGTGCTGGCGCGGGTGACCGGGTTCGGACAGTTCGGGCCGTACGCCCGGCGCCCCGGGTTCGGCACGCTCGCCGAGGCCATGAGCGGTTTCGCCGCCATGACCGGCGAACCGGAGGGACCGCCGACACTCCCGCCCTTCGGCCTCGCCGACTCGATCGCCGCGCTCTCCACCGCGTACGCCGTGATGGCGGCGCTCGCCGGGCGCGACCGCACCGGACGCGGCCAGATCGTGGACATGGCGATCATCGAACCGATGCTGGCGGTACTGGGCCCGCAGCCCCTCTGGTACGACCAGCTCGGCTACGTACAGCCGCGCACCGGAAACCGGTCGAACAACAACGCGCCGCGCAACACCTACCGCACCCGCGACGGCAGTTGGGTGGCGGTCTCCACGTCGGCCCAGTCGATCGCGGAGCGGGTGATGCGGCTGGTGGGACGGCCCGAGTTCATCGACGAGCCGTGGTTCGGGTCCGGGGCGCAGCGCGCCCGCCACGCGGACGAGCTGGACGCGGCGGTCGGCGACTGGATAGCCCGGCACGACCGGGCCGATGTGGTGAAAGCGTTCGAGGAGGCGCAGGCGGCCATCGCGCCGGTCTACGAGATCGGCGATGTCATGGCGGACCCGCAGTACAAGGCGCTGGGCACGATCGCGGAGGTTCCCGACGAGGAGCTGGGCACCATCAGGATGCAGAACGTCCTCTTCCGGCTCTCCGGGACACCGGGCGCCATCAAATGGGCGGGGCGGCCGCACGGCGCCGACACCGACGCCGTACTCACCGGGATCGGCCTGGAACCCGCCGACATCGCGGCCCTGCGGGAGTCGGGTGCGGTCAGGTGA
- a CDS encoding ADP-ribosylglycohydrolase family protein: MTGPGSPALTGRPLRLTWVQPEDLVGHELRQAAQDGRDPAVAEQRWTAAGGHLAPSRAGASAAPATSQLRALACELLDELGATASPLAAGEPTELASIRALCPEWPEPSGGPVDRDALRSRLEASWLGRAAGCVLGKPVEKLTLDGIRAIARSTGNWPLDSWFTEVGLDPEVAAAHPWNRRSRPTSLAENIDGAPEDDDLNYPLLGLLLLDRYGPDFSTADVAQLWLDELPAGRTFTAERVAYRNLLAGAEPPDTATYRNPFREWIGAQIRADVFGWTHPGDPGAAAGAAWRDAVLTHTANGVYGEMFAAAVIAAAAGGGEDVHACLRAGLSVVPPGSRYAAAVRFGIDRAAAEPLGTAAAFESVVDELHTAYGDHHWVHVLPNAALLAAALTHADGDFTGSVCRAVSGGWDTDSNGATAGSVAGLLAGSPRAVPARWTAPLRNRLATTVGGLDGIGFDTLAERTLRHVRRRGRAV; this comes from the coding sequence GTGACGGGCCCCGGTTCCCCGGCGCTGACCGGCCGTCCGCTGCGGCTGACCTGGGTGCAGCCCGAGGATCTGGTGGGCCACGAGCTGCGCCAGGCGGCGCAGGACGGGCGCGATCCCGCGGTGGCAGAGCAGCGGTGGACGGCGGCGGGCGGCCATCTGGCGCCGTCCCGCGCGGGTGCCTCCGCCGCACCCGCCACGTCGCAACTGCGGGCGCTCGCCTGCGAACTCCTGGACGAACTGGGCGCGACCGCCTCTCCGTTGGCGGCGGGCGAGCCGACGGAGCTCGCCTCGATCAGGGCACTGTGCCCCGAGTGGCCGGAGCCGAGCGGCGGTCCGGTGGACCGGGACGCCCTGCGCTCACGGCTTGAGGCGTCCTGGCTGGGCCGCGCCGCGGGCTGTGTGCTCGGCAAGCCGGTCGAGAAGCTGACACTGGACGGCATCCGGGCCATCGCCCGCTCCACCGGCAACTGGCCGCTGGACAGCTGGTTCACCGAGGTGGGTCTCGACCCGGAGGTGGCCGCCGCCCATCCGTGGAACCGCCGCTCGCGCCCGACCTCGCTCGCCGAGAACATCGACGGCGCCCCCGAGGACGACGACCTCAACTACCCACTGCTCGGACTGCTGTTGCTCGACCGGTACGGGCCGGACTTCAGCACCGCTGACGTGGCACAGCTGTGGCTGGACGAACTGCCGGCCGGCCGGACCTTCACCGCCGAGCGGGTCGCGTACCGCAATCTGCTCGCCGGGGCCGAACCTCCGGACACCGCCACGTACCGCAATCCGTTCCGCGAGTGGATCGGGGCGCAGATCAGGGCCGATGTCTTCGGCTGGACCCACCCGGGTGATCCGGGTGCGGCCGCCGGCGCGGCCTGGCGGGACGCGGTGCTCACCCATACGGCGAACGGGGTGTACGGCGAGATGTTCGCCGCCGCCGTGATCGCGGCGGCCGCGGGCGGCGGCGAGGACGTCCACGCGTGTCTGCGGGCCGGCCTCTCGGTGGTGCCGCCGGGTTCCCGGTACGCGGCCGCCGTGCGCTTCGGTATCGACCGGGCCGCCGCCGAACCGCTGGGAACCGCCGCCGCGTTCGAGTCGGTCGTGGACGAGCTGCACACGGCGTACGGGGACCACCACTGGGTGCACGTGCTGCCGAACGCGGCGCTGCTCGCGGCCGCGCTCACCCACGCGGACGGCGACTTCACCGGCTCCGTCTGCCGCGCGGTGTCCGGCGGCTGGGACACCGATTCCAACGGGGCGACGGCGGGCAGCGTCGCCGGACTGCTCGCGGGCAGCCCCCGCGCCGTGCCGGCCCGCTGGACCGCGCCACTGCGGAACCGGCTGGCCACCACGGTCGGCGGCCTGGACGGTATCGGATTCGACACGCTCGCCGAGCGCACGCTGCGCCATGTGCGGCGGAGGGGCAGGGCGGTATGA
- a CDS encoding ADP-ribosylglycohydrolase family protein — protein sequence MTVPTPSLEDRTTGALIGAAVGDALGGPVEGWTPEAISERHGGRVQGVVEPFYKEEWRTARPIAPYHKGDGHVTDDTLMTHALIRVYETVRDHLDAYAVADHLVPDLMGTPRWIPELEAEALPLQRIFLAEKWIVARLHYGHVDPREAGVGNIVNCGAAMYMAPVGLVNAGSPANAYAEALDIAGAHQSSYGREAAAVFAAAVAAACKPGATPDSVVGDVLGLAKDGTRAAIEAVCEVAAAHDGFESALKPLREAVAPFDTVGPEYRKPSLGARRPSRLHSIEELPVALGMLLAGRGEFRETVLGSVNYGRDCDSIATMSGAIVGALYGESAVPADWAGEVATASRLDLHTPAAALAAVTREVFARDLERHREHEALFGAIAGAR from the coding sequence ATGACCGTGCCCACCCCCTCCCTGGAGGACCGCACCACCGGAGCCCTGATCGGGGCGGCCGTCGGGGACGCGCTCGGCGGCCCGGTGGAGGGCTGGACCCCGGAGGCCATCAGCGAGCGGCACGGCGGCCGCGTGCAGGGCGTCGTGGAGCCCTTCTACAAGGAGGAGTGGCGTACGGCCCGGCCGATCGCCCCGTACCACAAGGGCGACGGGCACGTCACCGACGACACCCTGATGACCCATGCGCTGATCCGCGTCTACGAGACCGTGCGCGACCACCTCGACGCGTACGCGGTCGCCGACCACCTGGTGCCCGACCTGATGGGCACACCGCGCTGGATCCCCGAACTGGAGGCGGAGGCACTGCCGTTGCAGCGGATCTTCCTCGCCGAGAAGTGGATCGTGGCGCGGCTGCACTACGGGCACGTCGATCCGCGCGAGGCCGGCGTCGGCAACATCGTCAACTGCGGCGCCGCGATGTACATGGCGCCCGTCGGCCTGGTCAACGCGGGCAGCCCGGCGAACGCGTACGCCGAGGCACTCGACATAGCGGGCGCCCACCAGTCCAGTTACGGCCGGGAGGCGGCAGCGGTCTTCGCCGCGGCGGTGGCCGCGGCCTGCAAGCCGGGCGCGACCCCCGACTCGGTGGTCGGTGATGTGCTCGGGCTGGCGAAGGACGGCACCCGCGCGGCGATCGAGGCGGTCTGCGAAGTGGCGGCGGCGCACGACGGGTTCGAGTCGGCGCTGAAGCCGCTGCGCGAGGCGGTGGCCCCCTTCGACACGGTGGGCCCCGAGTACCGCAAGCCGTCGCTGGGCGCCCGCCGACCGTCGCGGCTGCACTCCATCGAGGAGCTGCCGGTGGCGCTCGGGATGCTGCTCGCGGGCCGCGGCGAGTTCCGTGAGACCGTACTCGGCTCCGTCAACTACGGGCGGGACTGCGACTCCATCGCGACCATGAGCGGCGCGATCGTCGGCGCGCTGTACGGCGAGAGCGCGGTACCCGCCGACTGGGCCGGCGAGGTCGCCACGGCGAGCCGTCTCGATCTGCACACTCCGGCCGCCGCGCTCGCGGCCGTCACCCGCGAGGTGTTCGCCCGCGATCTGGAGCGGCACCGGGAGCACGAGGCGCTGTTCGGCGCCATCGCGGGTGCCCGGTGA